A genomic region of Planococcus kocurii contains the following coding sequences:
- a CDS encoding Asp23/Gls24 family envelope stress response protein, translating to MSIELKNEYGQIDISNDVIAQIAGGAAIECYGIVGMATKHQIRDGLTDILRKENFAKGVLVRQEDENLVIDMYVIISYGTKISEVAYQVQSKVKYTITKTLGMSVKAVNIFVQGVRVTNP from the coding sequence ATGTCGATTGAATTAAAGAATGAATATGGTCAAATCGATATTTCCAATGATGTAATTGCTCAAATAGCAGGCGGCGCAGCAATCGAATGCTATGGCATTGTAGGCATGGCAACGAAACACCAAATACGCGATGGCTTGACAGATATACTCCGCAAAGAAAATTTTGCCAAAGGAGTTCTTGTGCGCCAAGAAGATGAAAATTTGGTTATTGATATGTATGTCATCATTAGCTATGGAACGAAAATTTCTGAAGTAGCTTATCAAGTTCAGTCCAAAGTGAAGTACACCATTACTAAAACATTAGGTATGTCTGTAAAAGCAGTCAATATTTTTGTCCAGGGAGTTCGTGTAACGAACCCGTAG
- a CDS encoding DAK2 domain-containing protein, which produces MKSLNGVKFAEMVQMGSHHLFQNADYVDALNVFPVPDGDTGTNMNLSMTSGAKETTAQAEVHIGKTAGALSKGLLMGARGNSGVILSQLFRGFGKYIASESELTALKFAEALQHGVETAYKAVMKPVEGTILTVAKDAAAKGMEAAKTEEDLIVWFEAVVTEAKASLERTPDLLPVLKEVGVVDSGGQGLVYVYEGFLASLKGEELPEKHAHHSMNDLVSAEHHKNIAGFMDTADIEFGYCTEFMVKFETGKKEFNEALFRSDLSSYGDSLLVIADEEVAKIHIHSEEPGKVLTYGQDYGSLISMKIENMRQQHIDIVGEGFQKNAPKQQATHPYAVVTVAMGEGISELLRSIGASYVIEGGQTMNPSTEDIVNAVKSIGAERVLILPNNKNIIMAAEQAAELLAIEAAVVPTKDVPQGMAALLAFNPEATVETNQLAMASASKHVKSGSVTFAVRDTSIDGIAIKKDDFMGISEGKIIVSDSNLERVTEELAKKLVDNEAEIVTILYGEDATAADAQKLGEFIESLNSAVEVEIHNGKQPLYPFILAVE; this is translated from the coding sequence ATGAAGTCATTAAATGGAGTAAAGTTCGCAGAAATGGTACAGATGGGATCTCACCATCTTTTTCAAAATGCGGATTATGTTGATGCATTAAATGTTTTCCCCGTTCCTGATGGAGACACGGGGACCAATATGAATTTGTCAATGACTTCTGGAGCAAAAGAAACAACAGCTCAAGCAGAAGTGCATATTGGCAAGACAGCAGGTGCCTTATCTAAAGGTTTATTGATGGGAGCACGTGGAAATTCGGGTGTTATTCTTTCGCAACTTTTCAGAGGTTTTGGTAAATACATTGCTTCAGAATCAGAATTGACAGCGCTTAAGTTTGCAGAAGCTCTTCAACACGGTGTTGAAACAGCGTATAAAGCGGTTATGAAACCAGTTGAAGGAACGATCTTGACAGTCGCAAAAGATGCGGCTGCTAAAGGCATGGAAGCAGCAAAAACAGAAGAAGACCTCATTGTTTGGTTCGAGGCTGTAGTGACCGAAGCAAAAGCTTCTTTGGAACGGACACCTGACTTACTTCCCGTATTAAAAGAAGTCGGCGTTGTTGATAGCGGCGGACAAGGTCTTGTATATGTTTACGAAGGCTTTCTTGCTTCGCTAAAAGGGGAAGAATTACCTGAAAAACACGCACATCATTCAATGAACGATTTGGTCAGTGCAGAGCACCATAAAAACATTGCTGGCTTTATGGATACCGCCGATATTGAGTTTGGCTACTGTACAGAATTTATGGTGAAGTTCGAAACAGGCAAAAAAGAATTTAATGAGGCTTTATTTCGTTCTGACTTGAGTAGTTACGGGGATTCGCTATTGGTCATCGCAGATGAGGAAGTGGCGAAAATTCATATTCATTCGGAAGAACCTGGAAAAGTTCTTACATATGGTCAGGATTACGGCAGCTTGATCAGTATGAAAATCGAGAATATGCGTCAACAGCATATCGATATTGTTGGCGAAGGCTTCCAAAAAAATGCACCTAAACAACAAGCGACACATCCTTATGCGGTTGTAACAGTTGCCATGGGTGAAGGAATTTCAGAACTGTTGCGTAGTATTGGAGCTTCGTATGTCATTGAAGGCGGGCAGACCATGAATCCATCGACAGAGGATATCGTTAATGCTGTCAAATCGATTGGTGCAGAGCGTGTTTTGATTTTGCCGAATAACAAAAACATTATTATGGCAGCCGAACAAGCGGCTGAACTTTTAGCTATTGAAGCGGCTGTAGTGCCTACTAAAGATGTACCTCAAGGAATGGCAGCATTACTCGCTTTCAACCCGGAAGCAACCGTAGAAACCAACCAACTAGCAATGGCAAGTGCTTCAAAACATGTGAAATCAGGTTCTGTCACATTTGCTGTTCGGGATACATCGATTGATGGCATTGCCATTAAGAAAGATGATTTCATGGGTATTTCCGAAGGGAAAATCATCGTTTCTGATAGCAATCTAGAACGTGTCACTGAAGAGTTGGCTAAAAAGCTAGTAGACAACGAAGCGGAAATTGTCACAATTCTTTATGGAGAAGATGCGACAGCGGCAGATGCTCAGAAATTGGGCGAATTTATTGAGTCTTTAAATAGCGCGGTTGAAGTTGAAATTCATAATGGTAAACAGCCATTGTATCCTTTCATACTTGCTGTAGAATAA